In Procambarus clarkii isolate CNS0578487 chromosome 60, FALCON_Pclarkii_2.0, whole genome shotgun sequence, one genomic interval encodes:
- the LOC138353842 gene encoding selection and upkeep of intraepithelial T-cells protein 5-like: MEQTTIYLGTKYSLPWNKTPSTMEQNTVYHGTKYRLPWNKIPSTMEQNTIYHGKYHLPWNKMPSTMEQTTIYLGTKYSLPWNKIPSTMENTIYHGTKYHLPWNKLPSTLEQNTIYHGTKYHLPWNKIPSTMEQNTIYLGTKYHLPCNKIPSILEQNTIYLGTKHHLPWNKTPSTMEQNTIYHGTKYHLPWNKTPSTMEQNTTYHGTKHHLPWNKTPSTLEQNIYHGTKHHLPWNKIPSTMEQNTIYHGTKHHLPWNKTSTMEQNTTYHGTKHHLPWNKTPSTMEQNTLYHGTKYHLPWNKTPSTMEQNTIYHGTKHPLPWNKTSSTMEQNTIYHGTKHHLPWNKTPSTMEQNTIYLGTKHLPWNKTPSTMEQNTIYHGTKHPLPWNKTSSTMEQNTIYHGTKHHLPWNKTPSTMEQNTIYHGTKYHLPWNKIPSTMEQNTIYHGTKYHLPWNKTPSTMEQNTIYHGTKHHLPWNKTLSTMEQNTIYHGTKHHLPWNKTPSTMEQNTIYHGTKHLPWNKTPSTMEQNTIYHGTKHPLPWNKIPPTMEQNIIYLGTKYHLPWNKIPSTMEQNTIYHGTKYHLPWNKTPSTMENSWLSRYSA; the protein is encoded by the coding sequence ATGGAACAAACTACCATCTACCTTGGAACAAAATACAGTCTACCATGGAACAAAACACCATCTACCATGGAACAAAATACCGTCTACCATGGAACAAAATACCGTCTACCATGGAACAAAATACCGTCTACCATGGAACAAAATACCATCTACCATGGAAAATACCATCTACCATGGAACAAAATGCCATCTACCATGGAACAAACTACCATCTACCTTGGAACAAAATACAGTCTACCATGGAATAAAATACCATCTACCATGGAAAATACCATCTACCATGGAACAAAATACCATCTACCATGGAACAAACTACCATCTACCTTGGAACAAAATACCATCTACCATGGAACAAAATACCATCTACCTTGGAACAAAATACCATCTACCATGGAACAAAATACCATCTACCTTGGAACAAAATACCATCTACCATGTAACAAAATACCATCTATCTTGGAACAAAATACCATCTACCTTGGAACAAAACACCATCTACCATGGAACAAAACACCATCTACCATGGAACAAAACACCATCTACCATGGAACAAAATACCATCTACCATGGAACAAAACACCATCTACCATGGAACAAAATACCACCTACCATGGAACAAAACACCATCTACCATGGAACAAAACACCATCTACCTTGGAACAAAACATCTACCATGGAACAAAACACCATCTACCATGGAACAAAATACCATCTACCATGGAACAAAACACCATCTACCATGGAACAAAACACCATCTACCTTGGAACAAAACATCTACCATGGAACAAAATACCACCTACCATGGAACAAAACACCATCTACCATGGAACAAAACACCATCTACCATGGAACAAAACACCCTCTACCATGGAACAAAATACCACCTACCATGGAACAAAACACCATCTACCATGGAACAAAACACCATCTACCATGGAACAAAACACCCTCTACCATGGAACAAAACATCATCTACCATGGAACAAAACACCATCTACCATGGAACAAAACACCATCTACCATGGAACAAAACACCATCTACCATGGAACAAAACACCATCTACCTTGGAACAAAACATCTACCATGGAACAAAACACCATCTACCATGGAACAAAACACCATCTACCATGGAACAAAACACCCTCTACCATGGAACAAAACATCATCTACCATGGAACAAAACACCATCTACCATGGAACAAAACATCATCTACCATGGAACAAAACACCATCTACCATGGAACAAAACACCATCTACCATGGAACAAAATACCATCTACCATGGAACAAAATACCATCTACCATGGAACAAAATACCATCTACCATGGAACAAAATACCATCTACCATGGAACAAAACACCATCTACCATGGAACAAAACACCATCTACCATGGAACAAAACACCATCTACCATGGAACAAAACACTATCTACCATGGAACAAAACACCATCTACCATGGAACAAAACACCATCTACCATGGAACAAAACACCATCTACCATGGAACAAAATACCATCTACCATGGAACAAAACATCTACCATGGAACAAAACACCATCTACCATGGAACAAAACACCATCTACCATGGAACAAAACACCCTCTACCATGGAACAAAATACCACCTACCATGGAACAAAACATCATCTACCTTGGAACAAAATACCATCTACCATGGAACAAAATACCATCTACCATGGAACAAAACACCATCTACCATGGAACAAAATACCATCTACCATGGAACAAAACACCATCTACCATGGAGAATTCATGGCTGAGCCGGTACAGTGCTTAA